A window of the Brassica napus cultivar Da-Ae chromosome C5, Da-Ae, whole genome shotgun sequence genome harbors these coding sequences:
- the LOC106368361 gene encoding dnaJ homolog subfamily B member 1-like, translated as YLYCTKPKIVHEILKIEIKPGWKKGTKITFPEKGGNQEPGVTPADLTFVVDEKPHPVYTRDGIDLIVKKKVSLIEALTGVTLSLTTLDGRNLTIPVLDIVKPGQEIVIPNERMPTKEDPLKIGDLRVNLDVLFPSRLTSEQKNGLKRVLGGTLMELKNI; from the coding sequence TATCTTTATTGCACGAAGCCAAAGATAGTACACGAGATTTTGAAGATAGAGATAAAACCAGGTTGGAAGAAAGGCACGAAGATCACATTCCCTGAGAAAGGAGGCAACCAAGAACCAGGTGTCACTCCTGCTGATCTCACTTTCGTTGTAGACGAGAAACCTCATCCGGTTTACACAAGAGACGGTATTGATCTGATTGTCAAGAAGAAAGTCTCTTTGATAGAAGCTTTAACCGGAGTCACCCTTAGCTTAACAACTCTGGACGGGAGGAACCTAACCATCCCGGTTCTGGATATTGTAAAACCGGGTCAGGAGATTGTGATCCCAAACGAAAGAATGCCAACTAAAGAAGACCCTTTGAAAATAGGAGACCTCAGAGTCAACTTAGATGTCTTGTTCCCGTCAAGGCTTACTTCAGAACAGAAGAATGGTCTCAAAAGAGTTCTTGGTGGAACGCTGATGGAGCTGAAGAACATTTAG
- the LOC106350490 gene encoding putative pentatricopeptide repeat-containing protein At1g10330 translates to MLSTSLSTFTLSLDDALHLLQRFLTSSNQIKQIHSVLLTTNALLASSRKTKFVYNTLIRSYLTTGHHKTSLHLFNHMLANQVKPINLTFPSLIKASSSSFSLPYGLSLHSQALKRGVLTDPFLPTSFVQFYGEVGDLRSSRKVFDEMLDPCVVACNSMLDACGRNGEMGSAFELFRRMPVVPDVVSWTTVINGFGKNGSHAKAVTLFREMVVVVTPSEATLVSVLSSCANLDRGGVHLGKQIHSYVMRREIILTATLGTALLDMYGKGGDLETALIIFDQVYDKKVCAWNAMISVLASNGRPEKALEMFEMMKVRNVDPNGITLLAVLTACARSKLVELGVKLFSSICGEYKITPTSEHYGCLVDLIGRAGLLADAVNLVKSLPFEADASVLGALLGACKIHEDAELGNKVGKQLIGLQPEHCGQYVALSTLKALGNNWAEAEEMRKVMIEAGIRKIPAYSVLS, encoded by the coding sequence ATGCTTTCTACTTCCCTTTCGACTTTCACTTTGTCTCTCGACGACGCGCTTCATCTCCTCCAACGTTTCCTTACCTCCTCAAACCAGATCAAGCAGATCCACTCTGTTCTGCTTACCACCAACGCACTGCTCGCTTCGAGCCGTAAGACCAAGTTCGTCTACAACACACTCATTCGATCCTACCTCACCACAGGACACCACAAGACTTCTCTACATCTCTTCAACCACATGCTCGCAAACCAAGTCAAACCAATCAACCTCACTTTCCCTTCTCTCATCAAAGcatcttcctcttccttctCTCTTCCCTACGGCCTTTCCCTTCACTCCCAAGCTCTTAAACGTGGCGTTCTAACGGACCCGTTTCTCCCGACTTCGTTTGTTCAGTTCTACGGCGAAGTCGGTGATCTGAGAAGCTCGAGGAAGGTGTTCGACGAAATGTTAGATCCTTGTGTTGTTGCTTGTAATAGTATGCTTGATGCTTGCGGAAGAAACGGAGAGATGGGTTCTGCTTTCGAGCTATTTAGGAGAATGCCTGTAGTACCTGATGTGGTCTCTTGGACTACTGTCATCAACGGGTTTGGTAAGAACGGTTCACACGCCAAAGCTGTAACGCTTTTTAGGGAGATGGTAGTGGTGGTAACGCCCAGTGAAGCTACTTTGGTTAGTGTGCTTTCTTCCTGCGCTAATTTAGATCGAGGAGGTGTTCATTTAGGGAAGCAGATTCATTCTTATGTTATGAGGAGGGAGATCATCCTCACTGCTACGCTAGGTACTGCTTTACTCGATATGTATGGTAAAGGCGGTGACTTGGAGACGGCGTTGATCATTTTCGATCAAGTTTATGATAAAAAGGTTTGCGCTTGGAACGCGATGATCTCAGTTCTTGCCTCCAATGGTAGACCTGAGAAGGCGTTGGAGATGTTTGAGATGATGAAGGTAAGGAATGTGGATCCGAATGGGATTACTTTACTTGCAGTGCTCACGGCTTGTGCTAGATCTAAGCTTGTGGAGTTAGGTGTCAAGCTGTTCAGTTCAATATGTGGTGAGTACAAGATCACTCCAACGTCGGAGCATTACGGTTGCTTGGTTGATCTCATCGGAAGAGCTGGACTATTGGCTGACGCGGTGAATCTCGTGAAGAGTTTGCCGTTTGAGGCTGATGCTTCGGTTCTTGGTGCTCTTTTGGGTGCTTGCAAGATTCATGAGGATGCTGAGTTGGGGAATAAAGTAGGCAAACAGCTCATTGGACTGCAGCCGGAGCACTGTGGCCAGTACGTGGCGTTGTCGACGCTGAAGGCTTTGGGTAACAATTGGGCAGAAGCAGAGGAGATGAGGAAGGTCATGATAGAAGCTGGAATACGGAAAATCCCTGCCTATAGTGTCTTGTCTTAA